One window from the genome of Planctomycetia bacterium encodes:
- a CDS encoding Gfo/Idh/MocA family oxidoreductase encodes MIGFGIIGCGMIARFHAAALAEIPNARLLALQSRSKANAEKVSTQAQYYPTVEEFLKHPGLDVVIICTPSGNHLEPTILAAQAGKHVVVEKPLEITLQRCDQLIEACQQAGVKLCTIFPSRFADANVVLKQAVDQGRFGRLTLGETTVKWWRTQQYYDEGGWKGTQALDGGGALMNQAIHNVDLLQWLMGPVARISAMTATLAHERIEVEDTAVACLQFRSGALGVIQATTSVWPGLPKTIGIHGNRGSAVVEQEDLLRWEFDPALPDDEAIRQQFAQKIGASGGSSNPAAISHEYHRRQLADFVDAIQNNQSPLVDGREGRKAVQIILGIYESARTGRTIQLN; translated from the coding sequence ATGATTGGTTTCGGCATCATAGGCTGTGGCATGATTGCCCGGTTTCACGCTGCAGCACTTGCGGAAATTCCAAATGCCAGGCTGCTTGCCTTGCAAAGCCGCAGCAAAGCCAATGCTGAAAAAGTTTCCACCCAGGCTCAATATTACCCAACGGTTGAAGAGTTTCTGAAACATCCGGGGCTGGATGTTGTTATCATCTGTACGCCCAGTGGCAACCACCTGGAACCCACAATCCTCGCGGCACAGGCAGGCAAACATGTGGTGGTGGAAAAGCCTCTGGAAATCACTCTTCAGCGCTGCGATCAACTCATCGAAGCCTGTCAGCAGGCCGGTGTCAAACTCTGTACCATTTTTCCATCACGCTTTGCTGATGCCAACGTGGTACTCAAGCAGGCAGTGGATCAGGGTCGCTTTGGCAGATTAACTCTGGGTGAAACCACCGTGAAATGGTGGCGTACCCAGCAGTATTACGATGAAGGTGGATGGAAAGGCACGCAGGCCCTTGATGGTGGCGGAGCGTTAATGAACCAGGCTATCCATAATGTGGATTTGCTTCAGTGGCTCATGGGGCCGGTTGCCCGCATCAGTGCCATGACTGCAACACTGGCCCATGAACGGATTGAAGTGGAAGACACTGCGGTTGCATGTCTGCAATTCAGGAGCGGGGCCTTGGGAGTAATCCAGGCTACCACCAGCGTTTGGCCGGGTCTTCCGAAAACGATCGGTATTCATGGCAATCGTGGCTCTGCTGTGGTAGAGCAGGAAGACCTCTTACGCTGGGAATTTGATCCAGCACTGCCTGATGATGAAGCCATTCGCCAACAGTTTGCTCAGAAGATCGGTGCCAGTGGTGGTTCCAGTAACCCTGCTGCCATCTCGCATGAATATCATCGCAGGCAGTTGGCTGATTTTGTCGATGCGATTCAGAACAACCAATCACCATTAGTCGATGGTCGCGAAGGCCGCAAAGCGGTTCAGATCATTCTTGGCATCTACGAATCTGCACGGACGGGCAGAACGATTCAGCTAAACTAA